The DNA region CCAAAATCCAGAGGAAATCAAATTGGTTTCTGGTGactatttagaaaaatatcacAATAGATGTGCCTACTCGTACTCGAAAGAACACTCGCTTCACTTCTGAAATTGGTGTAATCGGCGAGCTTCCTAGTTGCATCTTGAACAGAAGAAACAACATGTTTTGCATTCGTTACAAAATCCTTAACACTTCCCCAATCTTCCTTCTCTAACACGCTCAACCTGAGATTAAGcaaatgaataaagaaaattctcaaattattGTAGACTTGTTAAGAACATTTAGCACAGAATATGAATGATATGTTCAATTCCTGGTCTTTATATTTGCTAGACATGGGATGGATAATtaacttttaacttttaatattttcaaaattaaatgaagCATTTTGATCCCCAAGGTCTGTTGGAGATGATGTAGTGTAACATAACCTCTTATTCAACCGGCCTGTCTTTAAAGTTCATTCAGGACTTGAATATCTTACTAAACTTGAAGTCTCAATTTGgatttggaaagaaaaaatacaGATTATTGGAGTTAATAATGTTTGAGTCTCTTAAAACACAAATGATTTTAGGTCTCAGCTTAAGGTTATATTTGAGGCTCTCAACCACATGCATACATCTTCTAGCTGTtaagaaaaatcagtaaaacaCGCATGGTTACTGAGAATTCTAGATGTAATTTCATTTACGTTAATTATACACAGTACTGGGACCACATTGAAGACTACTGAAACAGAGGAATGTAAATCACCTTAATTGTTTAGATTGCAGAAAGTATCATATAGGTGAATGCATGGCATGTATATACAACTCAAAGATATGAACACAAACCATACCAATCAGTTTGAAGGATTTCATTCCTCAATTTTGCTAACGAAACTGCACTCAATCTCGGAATGATATCATCCTGCAAATAGGGAGTAATTCTTTAAGGTCTTGCATGGCTCTTTCTAAAATGAAGGTTTTTCTTTCTATGAAAAAGGCGTTTATTCAAAGTAACAAAAAGAGAGATATCAACTGTGGCGATATCATAAAAAATCTGATTATGCTTATGTAGAGACATTCACCAACCTGCATTACAACAGTAGTGACGTAATCACAGCAGCATTCAGCAAGTTCTCTGGAGACACAAGGTGGGGTAGCATATCCAACAACAGAGATAATATCAGGGCTAAAACCCAGCTCCTCAGCAGACATTCTTTTGAGCATTATGGCCAACAAAGAAGCCGTAGCTGCTCCTAATGAATGACCTACTAACCTCAACTTGAAACCCTGTGGATAAGTTAAATCCAATGAAACGTTTAAGCTATCATCTCTTGCAAAATTCAAACTGTTAGGGGATGGGCTACTAGATATCAACTTCACAGTTTCGTATTGATCTATGCTTTGCGTATAGTGAAAcaattaaatgacaaaacagGAAACAGGAAAGGAACAAGAAATAAACTTTGAACCTAGAATCTCCTATAACAGGAAACTGCTGCCTTTCTAGACAACAACAGAAACAGCAGGAAGTAGGGATGACTAGCATTGAAAATATTAGGAgggtaataattaattaacaaaacatattaaaaacaacCATTAACCTTGTATTTGTCCAAGCATTTCTTTATGGTTTTCATCTCGTGATGAAGGAACCAACGAGCTGCTTCAGCAGTGCCAAAATGACTAGAGTAGCCTTCAAATGTGACTTCTTCACTGCTTGAAGAAATTATATCAGTAACAAGGTCATAAACTGTATGAGTTCCACGAATACCAAGAATCACAAGTTGCTTGCGAGGATCGATGCCTATATAGTATCCAGGCCGCATGATACTAGAGTCTTTGATGAACTTCAGTATGTTGCTTTCCCGAAGCATGCTTTTCCTTGCAAGACCAGCGGCATTATCCCTGTATGCCCCCCTCGCCAATTCTAGATGATAAATTAAATCATGAACCTAAATCACATGAACAATATTTAGTAAGTAGTCCATGTGAAGTTGTGAACAAAAATTCTTGGTTCAGGTGTTTCCTGGATGTATGATCTCCATTTCTGGGAAAAACATAATGCATCTCGTGTATTTTGATGATAATATTTCTATGGAATTTTCTGAAGGGTCTAGTCTTTACTATTGGATCTGATGATATCTGGACACCCTTAACATCTTCAAATGGATTTTTGGCCGCTTGCTGAAGATATATAAGGTATAAACCTATAGTTAGATCGCTCAAGCTCCAATCTTGGAGTCCGAAATTACTCTGCTGGATATATGCAACAATCTCTGAAAACGATTTACTGCTAGTAGGGGGTCTGTTTTCAGTGCCATTACCTGCATACAATATTATAGTTAATACAAGTCTATTAGCCTCCAAGTACATGAAATAATCAGAGCACGAATGCACTAGAATCTAGCCTTATATTTTCACAAAAGCAAGAAAATTGTATTgtgcaaaataataaaatggagTGGGATCAATGAAAGATAAAGGTAACAGCTCTTTGATTaaagaacaaaagaaataaacatcaTTCAAAGTACAACAATAAATACGAAGTGAAAGACAAACCTGTTGGAAGAGCCCGTCTACAAAATTCTACAGCAGGTCGAAGAGCTTTGCTTAGCCATTCAATTTCTAGCTTCCACTTGTGATCACTGGGATTGTCATCAACCGAAGAGCTAGAATCACGCATCGCCTTTTCATCCAATTTAGGCTTCCCTGTCTGTGCGATGCTCTTGTCTTCCTTGACAACTCCTGTATCAAACTTCTTTCCTTCTGCGCAGTGAGACTCATGCCTAATAAGTATATTATGTGTGAAAGTTCTGTATGATTCCTCTTTCTTGGACAATTGTAAACTGACATCTGTGTGACCATTAAAAAAGGATTTACAGTTAAATCTAATTCAATCACTATGATTCCTGTTCAGGTCGAATGGAATTGCATTAGTAAACAGAAAACGAGCAAATTGGGACACAATTTCCTCTCTATGTATCTATCACGTTCCATTTGAGCAACTACTGAATGATAGCAAGCAAGCAGgaagattttattaaattacaaaatattaggATAACAACAGCAACTAAGGCGTAACTTCC from Impatiens glandulifera chromosome 5, dImpGla2.1, whole genome shotgun sequence includes:
- the LOC124938578 gene encoding diacylglycerol lipase-beta-like, yielding MAKHFLKRFVRSIDVSLQLSKKEESYRTFTHNILIRHESHCAEGKKFDTGVVKEDKSIAQTGKPKLDEKAMRDSSSSVDDNPSDHKWKLEIEWLSKALRPAVEFCRRALPTGNGTENRPPTSSKSFSEIVAYIQQSNFGLQDWSLSDLTIGLYLIYLQQAAKNPFEDVKGVQISSDPIVHDLIYHLELARGAYRDNAAGLARKSMLRESNILKFIKDSSIMRPGYYIGIDPRKQLVILGIRGTHTVYDLVTDIISSSSEEVTFEGYSSHFGTAEAARWFLHHEMKTIKKCLDKYKGFKLRLVGHSLGAATASLLAIMLKRMSAEELGFSPDIISVVGYATPPCVSRELAECCCDYVTTVVMQDDIIPRLSAVSLAKLRNEILQTDWLSVLEKEDWGSVKDFVTNAKHVVSSVQDATRKLADYTNFRSEASVLSRDSTKSKTREVEVSSSSCSVVKENEEPSGHALPELFVPGTVYYLRRNMEGGGSTRRMKGKAYFSLWKRDRGEHFERIHLSNNIISDHKCEAHLYALRDVIKGLPGTLQDSIFK